A genomic stretch from Serratia entomophila includes:
- the mutM gene encoding bifunctional DNA-formamidopyrimidine glycosylase/DNA-(apurinic or apyrimidinic site) lyase yields the protein MPELPEVETSRRGIEPYLVGHSIQYAVVRNARLRWPVSEQILTLSDQKVLSVQRRAKYLLIELQHGWIIVHLGMSGSLRMLREENEDQAGKHDHVDLVISNGMILRYTDPRRFGAWLWCEDLAASNVLAHLGPEPLSEAFDGAYLYDKSRNKRTLIKPWLMDNKLVVGVGNIYASESLFTAGILPDRQAGSLSKAEAALLAETIKAVLLRSIEQGGTTLRDFLQSDGKPGYFAQELQVYGRAGEPCRACGTPIESAKHGQRSTFFCRRCQR from the coding sequence ATGCCTGAATTACCAGAGGTTGAAACCAGCCGACGCGGTATTGAACCTTATCTTGTCGGCCACAGCATTCAGTACGCGGTGGTGCGCAACGCGCGCCTGCGCTGGCCGGTCTCCGAGCAAATCCTGACGCTGAGCGACCAGAAGGTGCTCAGCGTGCAGCGGCGGGCCAAATATTTGCTGATCGAGCTGCAGCACGGCTGGATTATCGTCCATTTGGGGATGTCCGGCAGCCTGCGCATGCTGCGCGAGGAAAACGAGGATCAAGCGGGCAAGCACGACCATGTCGACCTGGTGATCAGCAATGGCATGATCCTGCGTTATACCGACCCGCGCCGTTTCGGCGCCTGGCTGTGGTGTGAGGATCTGGCTGCCAGCAATGTGCTGGCGCATCTGGGGCCGGAACCGCTGAGCGAGGCGTTTGACGGTGCCTACCTGTATGATAAATCCCGCAACAAACGCACCCTGATCAAGCCCTGGCTGATGGACAACAAGCTGGTGGTGGGGGTGGGCAATATCTACGCCAGCGAATCGCTGTTTACCGCCGGGATCCTGCCGGATCGTCAGGCGGGATCGTTAAGCAAGGCGGAAGCGGCGCTGTTGGCGGAAACCATCAAGGCGGTGCTGCTGCGCTCTATCGAGCAAGGGGGGACCACGCTGCGCGACTTCCTGCAATCGGACGGCAAACCGGGGTATTTCGCTCAGGAGTTGCAGGTGTATGGCCGGGCCGGTGAACCCTGCCGGGCGTGTGGCACGCCGATCGAATCCGCCAAACACGGGCAGCGCAGCACCTTCTTCTGCCGCCGCTGCCAGCGCTGA
- the rpmG gene encoding 50S ribosomal protein L33 codes for MAKGVREKIKLVSSAGTGHFYTTTKNKRTKPEKLELKKFDPVVRQHVIYKEAKIK; via the coding sequence ATGGCTAAAGGTGTTCGCGAGAAGATCAAGCTGGTTTCTTCTGCTGGTACTGGTCACTTCTATACCACCACGAAGAACAAGCGTACTAAGCCGGAAAAATTGGAACTGAAGAAATTCGATCCAGTTGTCCGCCAGCACGTGATCTACAAAGAAGCTAAAATTAAATAA
- the slmA gene encoding nucleoid occlusion factor SlmA translates to MAEKENTKRNRREEILQALAQMLESSDGSQRITTAKLAANVGVSEAALYRHFPSKTRMFDSLIEFIEDSLITRINLILQDEKETFNRLRLILLLVLGFAERNPGLTRIMTGHALMFEQDRLQGRINQLFERIEAQLRQVLKERKLREGKGFIVDETLLASQLLAFCEGMLSRYVRSEFRYRPTQEFDGRWPLLAAQLQ, encoded by the coding sequence ATGGCAGAAAAAGAAAATACGAAAAGGAACCGGCGCGAGGAAATATTGCAGGCGTTAGCCCAGATGCTGGAATCCAGCGACGGCAGCCAGCGTATCACCACCGCCAAGCTTGCCGCTAACGTGGGGGTCTCCGAAGCTGCGCTGTACCGGCATTTTCCCAGCAAAACGCGGATGTTCGACAGCCTGATCGAATTTATTGAAGACAGCCTGATAACGCGCATCAACCTGATTTTGCAGGACGAAAAAGAGACGTTTAACCGCCTGCGCCTGATTCTGCTGCTGGTGCTGGGTTTTGCGGAACGCAACCCGGGGCTGACGCGCATCATGACCGGCCACGCGCTGATGTTTGAACAAGACCGCCTGCAGGGCCGCATCAACCAGCTGTTCGAACGCATCGAAGCGCAGCTGCGCCAGGTGTTGAAAGAACGCAAATTGCGTGAAGGCAAGGGATTTATCGTCGATGAAACGCTGTTGGCCAGCCAACTGCTGGCCTTCTGCGAAGGCATGCTGTCGCGCTATGTGCGCTCGGAATTCCGCTACCGCCCAACGCAGGAGTTCGACGGCCGCTGGCCGCTGCTGGCGGCGCAGCTGCAGTAA
- the dut gene encoding dUTP diphosphatase, giving the protein MMKKIDVKILDPRIGQDFPLPTYATPGSAGLDLRACLDSAVELAPGETTLLPTGLAIHIADANLAAVILPRSGLGHKHGVVLGNLVGLIDSDYQGQLMVSVWNRGQKSFTIEPGERIAQMVFVPVVQAEFNLVEEFDSSERGAGGFGHSGRH; this is encoded by the coding sequence ATGATGAAAAAAATCGACGTTAAGATCCTCGACCCGCGCATCGGTCAGGATTTCCCGCTACCGACCTACGCCACCCCGGGCTCCGCCGGTCTCGATCTGCGCGCCTGCCTGGACAGCGCGGTGGAACTGGCGCCGGGTGAAACCACGCTGCTGCCTACCGGCCTGGCAATCCACATCGCCGACGCCAACCTGGCGGCGGTGATCCTGCCGCGCTCCGGCCTCGGCCATAAGCACGGCGTGGTGCTGGGCAACCTGGTCGGCTTAATCGATTCCGATTATCAGGGCCAACTGATGGTATCCGTCTGGAACCGCGGCCAAAAATCCTTCACCATTGAGCCAGGCGAGCGCATCGCGCAGATGGTCTTCGTGCCGGTAGTGCAGGCCGAGTTCAATCTGGTGGAAGAGTTCGACAGCAGCGAACGCGGCGCCGGCGGCTTCGGCCACTCTGGCCGCCACTAA
- a CDS encoding glycosyltransferase family 2 protein, with amino-acid sequence MSSRKSLSVVMIAKNEAGLLPDCLRSVAWADEIVVLDSGSQDGSVAIAESMGAKVFTHTDWQGFGKQRQLAQRHASHEYILMIDADERVTPELRQSIEQVLAAPDDGAVYSCARRNLFLGRFMRHSGWYPDRVNRLYANQHYRYNDDLVHESLSIGNAKVVPLSGDLLHLTCRDFFAFQRKQLRYAEEWANQRHQAGKRCGYLSILTHTLGAFCKTWLLRAGFLDGKQGLLLAVVNAQYTFNKYAALWALGRNYSEK; translated from the coding sequence ATGAGCAGCCGCAAAAGCCTGTCGGTGGTGATGATAGCCAAGAACGAAGCCGGCCTGCTGCCGGACTGCCTGCGCTCTGTGGCCTGGGCAGATGAAATCGTCGTGCTCGATTCCGGCAGCCAGGACGGCAGCGTCGCCATTGCCGAAAGCATGGGGGCGAAGGTGTTCACCCATACCGACTGGCAGGGCTTTGGCAAGCAGCGTCAGCTGGCGCAGCGCCATGCCAGCCACGAGTACATTCTGATGATCGACGCCGACGAGCGCGTGACGCCCGAACTGCGCCAATCCATAGAGCAAGTGCTGGCAGCGCCGGACGACGGCGCCGTTTACAGCTGCGCTCGTCGCAATCTGTTCCTCGGCCGCTTTATGCGCCACAGCGGCTGGTACCCGGATCGCGTCAACCGGCTGTACGCCAACCAGCATTATCGTTATAACGACGATTTGGTGCATGAGTCGCTCAGCATCGGCAACGCGAAGGTGGTGCCGCTCAGCGGCGATCTGCTGCACCTGACCTGCCGCGATTTTTTCGCCTTCCAACGCAAGCAGCTGCGCTACGCCGAAGAGTGGGCCAACCAGCGCCACCAGGCCGGCAAACGCTGCGGGTACCTGTCGATTCTCACCCACACGCTCGGCGCCTTCTGCAAAACCTGGCTGCTGCGCGCCGGCTTCCTGGACGGTAAACAGGGGTTGCTGTTAGCGGTGGTCAACGCGCAATATACCTTCAATAAATATGCCGCATTATGGGCATTGGGCCGCAACTACTCAGAGAAGTGA
- the waaA gene encoding lipid IV(A) 3-deoxy-D-manno-octulosonic acid transferase, with protein sequence MLLRLYQVLLYLIQPLIWLRLLLRSRKAPAYRKRWAERYGFCAGKVVPGGIMLHSVSVGETLAAIPLVRALRHRYPYLPITVTTMTPTGSERVQSAFGKDVHHVYLPYDLPGSMNRFLDQVNPKLVIIMETELWPNLINALHQRQIPLVIANARLSARSAAGYKKIGGFVRDMLRRITLIAAQNQEDGDRFVELGLKRSQLTVTGSLKFDISVTPELAARAVTLRRQWAPRRPVWIATSTHEGEESILLAAHRKLLEKHPDLLLILVPRHPERFPTAKELVQKAGFSYTLRSSGEIPSGSTQVVIGDTMGELMLLYGIADLAFVGGSLVERGGHNPLEAAAHAIPVLMGPHIFNFKDICAKLSQAEGLITVTDADSLVKEVETLLTDEDYRRYYGRHAVEVLYQNQGALQRLLQLLEPHLPPRSH encoded by the coding sequence ATGTTGCTGCGTTTATATCAGGTACTACTCTACCTCATCCAACCCCTGATCTGGCTCCGCTTACTGCTGCGCAGCCGCAAAGCTCCAGCCTACCGTAAACGCTGGGCAGAGCGCTATGGCTTCTGCGCCGGGAAAGTCGTACCGGGCGGCATCATGCTGCATTCCGTCTCCGTCGGCGAAACGCTGGCCGCCATCCCGCTGGTGCGGGCGCTGCGCCACCGCTATCCCTATTTACCGATAACTGTGACCACGATGACCCCAACAGGTTCAGAGCGCGTGCAGTCCGCCTTCGGTAAAGATGTCCATCACGTCTATCTGCCTTACGATCTCCCCGGCTCCATGAACCGTTTTCTCGACCAGGTGAATCCCAAGCTGGTGATCATCATGGAAACCGAGCTGTGGCCTAACCTGATTAACGCTTTGCACCAGCGACAGATCCCGCTGGTGATCGCCAATGCGCGCCTCTCGGCGCGCTCGGCCGCCGGCTATAAAAAAATCGGCGGCTTTGTCCGCGACATGCTGCGCCGCATTACGCTGATCGCCGCGCAGAATCAGGAAGACGGCGATCGCTTCGTTGAACTCGGCCTGAAACGCTCACAGCTGACCGTGACCGGCAGCCTGAAGTTCGATATCTCCGTCACCCCGGAACTGGCCGCCCGCGCCGTTACGCTGCGCCGCCAATGGGCGCCGCGCCGGCCGGTATGGATCGCCACCAGCACCCATGAAGGCGAAGAAAGCATTCTGCTGGCGGCGCACCGCAAGCTGCTGGAAAAACACCCTGACCTGTTGCTGATCCTGGTGCCGCGCCATCCGGAGCGCTTCCCGACCGCCAAAGAGCTGGTGCAAAAAGCCGGCTTCAGCTACACCTTGCGCAGCAGCGGCGAGATCCCGTCCGGCAGCACCCAGGTGGTGATCGGCGATACCATGGGCGAACTGATGCTGCTTTACGGCATTGCCGATCTGGCCTTTGTCGGCGGCAGCCTGGTCGAACGTGGCGGCCATAACCCGCTGGAAGCCGCCGCTCACGCCATTCCGGTGCTGATGGGGCCGCATATCTTCAACTTCAAGGATATCTGCGCCAAGCTGTCGCAGGCCGAAGGGCTGATCACCGTAACCGATGCAGACTCGTTGGTGAAAGAAGTGGAAACCCTGCTGACCGACGAAGACTATCGCCGTTACTATGGCCGCCATGCGGTGGAAGTGCTGTATCAGAATCAGGGAGCGCTGCAGCGCCTGCTGCAGCTGTTGGAACCGCACCTGCCGCCCCGGAGCCATTGA
- the coaD gene encoding pantetheine-phosphate adenylyltransferase — translation MTSKAIYPGTFDPMTNGHLDLVTRASLMFDHVILAIAASPSKKPLFSLEERVTLATQVTSHLNNVEVLGFSELMAHFAAHQNANILVRGLRAVSDFEYELQLANMNRHLMPTLESVFLMPSEEWSFISSTLVKEVARHGGDIAPFLPDVVTQALMEKLAAQ, via the coding sequence ATGACCAGCAAAGCCATCTATCCCGGGACCTTCGATCCCATGACCAACGGCCACCTGGATTTAGTGACGCGCGCGTCATTGATGTTCGATCACGTGATTTTGGCCATCGCCGCCAGCCCGAGTAAAAAACCGCTGTTCAGCCTGGAAGAGCGGGTAACGCTGGCGACCCAGGTCACCTCGCATCTGAACAATGTCGAGGTGCTGGGCTTCAGCGAGCTGATGGCGCACTTTGCCGCCCATCAGAATGCCAATATCCTGGTGCGCGGCCTGCGTGCGGTGTCTGACTTTGAATACGAGCTGCAGCTGGCCAACATGAACCGCCACCTGATGCCGACGCTGGAGAGCGTGTTCCTGATGCCTTCCGAAGAGTGGTCGTTCATCTCCTCCACGCTGGTGAAGGAAGTGGCCCGCCACGGCGGCGATATCGCGCCCTTCCTGCCGGATGTGGTCACCCAAGCGCTGATGGAAAAGCTCGCCGCCCAGTAA
- the rpmB gene encoding 50S ribosomal protein L28: MSRVCQVTGKRPVSGNNRSHAMNATKRRFLPNLHSHRFWVEAEKRFVTLRVSAKGMRVIDKKGIETVLADLRARGEKY; this comes from the coding sequence ATGTCCCGAGTCTGCCAAGTTACTGGCAAGCGCCCGGTGAGCGGTAACAACCGTTCCCACGCAATGAACGCGACCAAACGCCGTTTTCTGCCTAACCTGCACTCACACCGTTTTTGGGTTGAGGCTGAGAAGCGCTTTGTAACTCTGCGTGTATCTGCTAAAGGTATGCGTGTTATCGATAAGAAGGGTATTGAGACGGTCTTGGCCGATCTGCGTGCCCGTGGTGAGAAGTATTAA
- the radC gene encoding RadC family protein: MGNKVIALWPGALAPREKLLSYGAAALSDAELLAIFLRTGLPGLHVIKLAEQLLRQFGSLYHLMSADHQLFCSQKGLGNASYAQLQAISELAFRFFSGHLTEENAMLNPRITQHYLQSLLAHREREVFLVLFLDNQHRVIRHQEMFAGTISSVVVYPREIVRAALKANAAAVILAHNHPSGKAEPSHADRLITEQVVNACLLLEIRVLDHLVIGRGECVSFAERGWL; this comes from the coding sequence ATGGGTAACAAGGTAATAGCATTATGGCCGGGTGCGCTGGCGCCGCGGGAGAAACTGTTGAGTTATGGCGCGGCGGCGTTATCCGACGCGGAGCTGCTGGCCATTTTTCTGCGCACCGGGCTGCCCGGCCTGCACGTGATAAAGCTGGCGGAGCAGCTGCTGCGGCAATTTGGTTCGCTGTATCACCTGATGTCGGCCGATCATCAGCTATTTTGCAGCCAGAAAGGGCTGGGCAACGCCAGCTACGCGCAGCTGCAGGCGATTTCAGAGCTGGCGTTTCGTTTCTTTTCCGGCCATCTGACAGAGGAAAACGCCATGCTCAACCCGCGCATCACCCAGCATTATCTGCAAAGTCTGCTGGCGCACCGCGAGCGCGAGGTGTTTCTGGTACTGTTTTTAGACAATCAGCACCGGGTTATTCGCCATCAGGAGATGTTTGCTGGTACCATCAGCAGCGTCGTCGTCTACCCGAGAGAAATTGTGCGCGCAGCGTTGAAGGCTAATGCAGCCGCCGTCATTCTGGCGCATAATCACCCTTCGGGTAAGGCTGAACCCAGTCACGCCGACCGTTTGATAACCGAGCAAGTGGTTAATGCCTGCCTGTTATTGGAGATCCGAGTGCTCGATCACTTGGTGATTGGCCGGGGTGAATGCGTCTCTTTTGCCGAGCGCGGATGGCTTTAA
- the coaBC gene encoding bifunctional phosphopantothenoylcysteine decarboxylase/phosphopantothenate--cysteine ligase CoaBC, whose protein sequence is MMTGLSGKHIVLGISGGIAAYKCPELVRRLRDRGAEVRVVMTGAAKAFITPLTLQAVSGYPVFDDLLDPAAEAAMGHIELGKWADLVILAPATADLLARVAAGMANDLLTTVCLATAAPIAAAPAMNQQMYRAAATQANLQTLQARGMLLWGPDSGSQACGDVGPGRMLDPLEIADLANAHFSAPQDLQHLQIMITAGPTREALDPVRFISNHSSGKMGFAIARAAAARGAQVTLIAGPVNLPTPPWVTRVDVTSALEMEQAVQQRAARQNIFISCAAVADYRPEQIADEKIKKQGDEIVLKMVKNPDIVAGVAAMAKNRPFVVGFAAETQNVEEYARQKLARKKLDLICANDVSLAEHGFNSDTNALHLFWQDGEKRLALSDKALLGQRLIDEIVSRYDEKNRR, encoded by the coding sequence ATGATGACGGGACTTTCCGGCAAACATATTGTGCTTGGCATCAGCGGCGGTATCGCCGCCTACAAATGCCCTGAGCTGGTGCGCCGCCTGCGCGACAGGGGCGCTGAAGTGCGCGTGGTAATGACCGGCGCGGCCAAGGCGTTCATCACGCCGCTGACGCTGCAGGCCGTTTCCGGCTACCCGGTGTTCGACGATCTGCTGGATCCCGCCGCCGAAGCCGCCATGGGCCATATTGAGCTGGGCAAGTGGGCTGATCTGGTGATTCTGGCACCGGCGACCGCCGATCTGCTGGCGCGCGTCGCCGCCGGCATGGCCAACGATCTGCTGACCACCGTCTGCCTGGCCACCGCCGCACCCATTGCCGCCGCGCCGGCCATGAACCAGCAGATGTACCGCGCCGCCGCCACCCAGGCCAACCTGCAAACGCTGCAGGCGCGCGGCATGCTGCTCTGGGGGCCGGACAGCGGCAGCCAGGCCTGCGGCGACGTCGGCCCTGGCCGCATGCTTGATCCGCTGGAAATCGCCGATCTGGCGAACGCACATTTTTCCGCGCCGCAAGATCTGCAACATTTACAGATTATGATTACCGCCGGCCCCACGCGCGAAGCGCTGGATCCGGTGCGCTTCATCAGCAACCACAGCTCAGGCAAAATGGGGTTCGCCATTGCCCGCGCCGCCGCCGCGCGCGGCGCGCAGGTCACGCTGATCGCCGGGCCGGTCAACCTGCCGACGCCGCCGTGGGTCACCCGCGTGGACGTCACCAGCGCGTTGGAGATGGAGCAGGCGGTGCAGCAGCGCGCCGCACGGCAGAATATTTTCATTTCCTGCGCCGCCGTCGCCGATTACCGCCCCGAACAGATCGCCGATGAAAAAATTAAAAAACAGGGTGATGAAATCGTCCTCAAGATGGTAAAAAACCCCGATATCGTCGCCGGCGTGGCGGCGATGGCGAAAAATCGACCTTTTGTCGTTGGGTTTGCCGCCGAAACCCAGAATGTGGAAGAATACGCGCGACAAAAACTGGCGCGTAAGAAACTGGATTTGATTTGCGCTAATGATGTATCGCTTGCAGAGCATGGGTTCAACAGTGACACCAATGCGCTGCACCTTTTTTGGCAGGATGGAGAAAAGCGCCTAGCGCTGAGCGACAAGGCACTCCTTGGCCAACGTTTAATAGACGAGATAGTCAGCCGTTATGATGAAAAAAATCGACGTTAA